A region from the Candidatus Methylomirabilota bacterium genome encodes:
- a CDS encoding YncE family protein, which translates to MTRMLARSILVAVLAGGLWASAAAAQMPPVVDPNNLYSEIRSDKLSPAVAGALPRVYVPNRQGNDVSVIDPATMKVVDRFPVGVNPQHVVPSWDLKTLWVTNNAEGRTDGSLTPIDPTTGKPGKTIAVDDPYNMYWSPDGKSAIVVAEALKRLDFRDPHTMAMQFSIAVPQCKGINHADFTTDGRVAIFTCEFQGSLAKIDLVGRKVLGYLKLSRGGMPQDIRVSPDGKIFFVADMKAGGVFVVDGAAFTEIGFIKTGIGTHGLYPSRDGTRLYVANRGSAHVFGPPRGKGSVSVIDFNTRQVVATWTIPGGGSPDMGNVSVDGKVLWLSGRFDNVVYAIDTASGEVRSIPVGKEPHGLAVWPQPGRYSLGHTGNMR; encoded by the coding sequence ATGACTCGCATGCTCGCTCGATCGATTCTCGTTGCGGTGCTCGCGGGCGGCCTCTGGGCGTCCGCGGCCGCGGCCCAGATGCCTCCGGTGGTGGACCCGAACAACCTCTACAGCGAGATCCGCTCCGACAAGCTGAGCCCGGCGGTCGCCGGCGCGCTGCCCCGCGTCTACGTCCCGAATCGCCAGGGCAACGACGTGAGCGTGATCGATCCCGCCACCATGAAAGTGGTGGACCGCTTCCCGGTCGGGGTCAACCCGCAGCACGTGGTGCCGTCGTGGGACCTGAAGACGCTGTGGGTCACCAACAACGCGGAGGGCCGCACCGACGGCAGCCTCACGCCGATCGATCCGACCACCGGCAAGCCGGGCAAGACGATCGCGGTGGACGACCCCTACAACATGTACTGGAGCCCCGACGGGAAGTCGGCGATCGTGGTGGCCGAGGCGCTGAAGCGGCTCGACTTCCGCGATCCCCACACGATGGCGATGCAGTTCTCGATCGCGGTGCCCCAGTGCAAGGGGATCAACCACGCCGACTTCACCACCGACGGGCGCGTGGCCATCTTCACCTGCGAGTTCCAGGGCAGCCTGGCCAAGATCGACCTGGTCGGCCGCAAGGTCCTCGGCTACCTCAAGCTCTCGCGCGGCGGCATGCCCCAGGACATCCGCGTGTCCCCCGACGGCAAGATCTTCTTCGTGGCCGACATGAAGGCGGGCGGGGTCTTCGTGGTGGACGGCGCGGCCTTCACCGAGATCGGCTTCATCAAGACCGGCATCGGCACCCACGGGCTCTATCCGAGCCGCGACGGCACGCGCCTCTACGTCGCCAATCGCGGCTCGGCCCACGTGTTCGGGCCTCCGCGCGGCAAGGGCAGCGTCAGCGTGATCGACTTCAACACCCGCCAGGTCGTCGCCACCTGGACGATCCCGGGCGGCGGCAGCCCGGACATGGGCAACGTGAGCGTGGACGGCAAGGTGCTGTGGCTCTCCGGCCGCTTCGACAACGTGGTCTACGCCATCGACACCGCGAGCGGCGAGGTCCGCAGCATCCCGGTGGGCAAGGAGCCCCACGGCCTCGCGGTGTGGCCGCAGCCCGGCCGCTACTCGCTCGGCCACACCGGCAACATGCGCTGA